A region of the Dyadobacter sp. CECT 9275 genome:
TACATCCGAAAGCACGGGACTTCCCTTGAAACCCGACGTACCAGGTATGCCCTGGATCATGGACCCGGGTACGCACAGGGCGCATATTATGATTAATCCTGCAAAGCAGTAACCCACCATCACATGAATTAACGATTTCAACCTGCTTTTCATCAAAATTTATGGATAGTGGTAAATGATGTGGACACTGCGTTTGACAAATCATTTTAAGATCAAGATAACCTATACCCTGGGTAGGTTCACGAGGAATACTGCTTTATCCTAAAAACTATTTTTTAATGAAAATAATCAAGTACGTCGTATTTTCGGGCATTATGCTCATTTCCCAAACATCTCTGATGGCTCAGACCGAATTCCCCTTATGGCCGGAAGGTAAAGTACCCAATGCAATTCAGAACACGATTACGGAGAAATCCGCAACCGGAGCGGATGGAATTCTGCGTATCAGTGGCGTAACGGTACCCACACTTACCTCCTATATTGTACCCAAGAATAAGGCAACCGGCGCAGCAGTAATGATTTGTCCCGGAGGAGGTTATGGCATTCTGGCCGCTTCACATGAAGGCAGTGACCTGGCCCGGTGGTTCAATGCAAGGGGGATATCCGCTTTTGTACTAAAATACCGGCTTCCCAATGCCAGCGCCATGGAACATCAGCATGAAGTTCCTTTAATGGACGCCATGCAGGCGATGAAACTTATCAGAAAAGATGCAGCCAAATGGAATATCAGTCCTGACAAAATAGGTGTTATGGGCTTTTCTGCCGGAGGGCACCTGGCAGCCACCTTGTCAACCCATTTCAACATGGGTGCAAAAGCCTCTGAGGAAGCAAAACCAAATTTCTCGATCCTATTATATCCCGTCATCTCTTTCATGCCTCCGCTGGCTCACAACGGTTCCCGTGATAATCTGCTGGGAAGTGAAAAATCCGACGAACTGATTAAATATTATTCCAACGAGCTTCAGGTAAGCGAGCAAACGCCACCAGCGTTTTTGGTACACAGCATCAACGACAGTGGCGTACCCGTTGAAAACAGTATTGCCTATGCAATGGCTTTAAAAAAACTTAAAATCCCTGTGGAGGTACATCTTTATCCAAAAGGCGGCCACGGTTATGGCCTCCGTACCGATGGAAAGGGGTCCCTCGCAGGATGGCCCGCTGCCATGGAAGGGTGGTTGAAAGACATGGGCTACATGCGATAGACTTTTCTTTTAGGTAAATTTCAGGTTAAATACGGCGGTTTGCGTTATTTTGTCCAAACGATAAAATTTAGCCTTCCGCTACCTATGCCTAGCATCAACCGTTTTCTGGTTAACCGCAGATTACTTTTTTTCATTTTTGTGGTAATAGCCTTACTGGCCAGCCTCCAGTCCTATTACGGCGGGCTGAAAACATTTGTCCCGGGCGGGAAACTGTATACCAGTTTTAATAACTATATCATTTTCAAACAATCGTTTTTCCATCTCATTCACGGCCAGGACCTGTACGTGCTGTATCTGGATGAACAATTTGATCTTTTCAAATACAGTCCCGCCTTCGCCTTATTTTTTGGCGGGTTGTCCTATTTACCTGACCTTGCCGGTCTTACACTCTGGAACCTTCTGAATGCCTTGGTTCTGTTTTTTTCGGTATATTATTTACCAAAGGGAGATCTTCGTACCAAAGGGATCATTCTTCTCACCGTACTGATCGAGTTACTTACCTCTATTCAGAATGAACAGAGCAACGGCCTCATTGCCGGGTTACTGATATTTGCTTTCGGGTTTCTGGAAAGGGGCAAATACTGGCAGGCGGCCTTTTGTATCGTTGCTTCAGTCTACATCAAACTTTTCGGCATTGTGGCGCTGGCACTTTTCCTGTTATATCCGAACAAGTTAAAATTAACCTATACCACCGCCGTTTGGATATTGTTATTTACTTTCGCACCGCTTGTTGTAGTGGATATGGAGCAATTCCTTTTTTTATACAAGAGCTGGCTATCTCTTCTACAAAACGACCGTTCCATTTCCGACGGATTATCGGTGATCGGCTGGCTGAAAGCATGGTTCGGCTGGGATGTTAACAAAACAATGGTAAATATCGCCGGGGTAGTCCTGTTCTGTCTCCCTTTGGTAAGGATCAGGTATTATTCTCAATACACTTTCCGGATATTACTACTGGCATCGGTGCTTATCTGGGTGGTCATATTTAATCACAGGGCCGAATCCCCCACTTTCATTATCGCCATGTGCGGAGTGGCACTCTGGTATTTTTCGCTTTCCTCAAGCAGGGAAAATCTGGTACTGCTTTTATTAGCCTTTGTATTTACGGCGCTTTCTGCAACGGATGTTTTCCCCAGATTTATGAGAGACGAATGGCTGAAACCTTATGTGATTAAAGCGGTCCCCTGTATACTTATCTGGGGTAAAATTATCTATGATATGTGGGTGGGAAATCTGGCTCCGAGAGAAAGCGTCCCCTCCCAGGTTTAATGTAAAGGGTTACAGAAATGGTTTGCAATTCATTTCTGTAACCCTTTATTATCCGTTCTCAATGTAGGTGCTTGCCCGCAACTTGTCATTCAGTACTAAATCCGCTCAAATTATCTCCCAGCATTTTCACCTCCATTGCCTTGCTGGTTTTGAGCTGAATGTTTCGGATAATTTTCTCACTGTTGTTTGATATCTCAAGGGTGTAATCCCCGTCTCCCAGCTCTTCTAAATTAAATTTGCGGCCATACTGATTAAGATGGGAGCCCACATATTCCTGATGAAGAATTTTTCCACTTCTGTCCAGGAGACGTACGCTTACCTTTTCCCCCTGCTGCTTTTCCAACAATAATTTCACAGCATAAGTATCTTTTATGCGGTAAAGGCCAACTTTGAAAGTCTGACATTCATTGTTTTTACATTCCTTTTTAGGTCTAAGCGGCGAAGCGGCTAACTCTCCCGCAGAGAATACGGCAAGGAGTAAAGCGGTGACAACAAATGTCTTTTTGAAAATTTTCATGGCTAACAGGATTTGGTGAAATACTTCATTTTCCCCAAGGAGGTCTTCGTCAGCCAAAATGTTGCAGTGACTTTATGAGTGGTAAAAAAAGGCGTCTAAATGGCATCAGCCCCCTATTGCAATCATTTTCCGGTTGGATTCGTATTCGGTCTTTGCATTCTTGTCCGTAAAATCCCCATGCCCGCCATGTGCAAAATGTTTCCTTTGGAAGTGATTGTATATCATAGGAGCAACATCATCGCCACGCCGTAAAGGCGTGAGCAGATCCACCTCCGAAGTATCAAAAAGACAATTTTTCAATTTTCCGTCTGCCGTAAGCCGGATCCGGTTACACCCTGAGCAGAAAGGGTGCGTTACGGTGCCAATAATTCCGAAGGACCCTTTCCCTCCTTGCACCTGAAAGCGGTGTGCCGTATCCTGCGCTTCCCCAGGTAACCTGTCAAATCTGTAAAGCGTGGAAATGTTATGAATGAGATCGGCATAGGACACAATTTTAGACATGTCCCATTTATTCCCGTTGAACGGCATAAACTCGATAAAACGAACATGGAGCCTGGATTCGTCGAGGGTAAGTTTTACAAAATCATTGATTTCATCATCATTAACCCCTTTCATCACCACCATGTTAATCTTCACAGTAAAACCTTCCTGCAAAAGCAACCTGATGTGGGACAAAGTTCTGGAGAAATGGTCCCGCCGGGTGATGGTCTTAAATCTTTCTTCCTGTAAGGTATCCAGGCTCACATTAAGTGATTCTACCCCTGCCTTTTTTAATTGATCTATGAACTGATCTACAAAAACAGCGTTGGTCGTCAGCGTCAGCGACGTGGGTAGTTCTCCCAGATCCTCAATGATTTTTCCGACATCCTTGCGCACCAGCGGCTCTCCTCCGGTAAGTCTTATTTTGCTGACACCCATATTCACAAAGGTCTTGGCCAGAAATGCTATTTCGTCCGCCTGCATGAGCCATTGCGAGGGCATGAACTGCATATCTTCCTGCGGCATACAATAGCTGCAGCGCAGGTTACACTTATCTGTCAGCGAAATGCGCAGGTAAGTGTGAGTGCGGCCAAATGTATCCGTTATGGGTGAAGACATGTTATTACTGCCAATGAATGCGTTTATATCAGTGAATCAATGTATCCGGTGCATGCTTGTTTCCTTCCATTACACTAAACACATGTAATATGTGCGGAAAAAGAGCGTCCATATACTCTGTAACACCACCGGTACTGCCTGGCATGGTTACAACAAGAGTATCGCCGATCAGTCCTCCGACAGAACGTGACAACATGGAAGTTGGCATTCTCTCCTGCCCGTAGTATCGGGCCGTTTCCGCAATCCCAGGAATTTGCCTGTCAATCAGTTCCGTTACAGCTTCCGGTGTAACATCACGGGGCGACAAACCGGTTCCGCCTGTTACCAATATCATTTGATAAGACAAGCTGCAGAGGCTTTTTATTTTCTCCTGAATCGCCTGTTTATCGTCCGGTATGATACTGTAATCTTTTACCGCGATACCCATTTTATCCAGTTTCTCAATTATTCTTTTACCGGATTTATCTTCCCCTATGCCCTTCGATAAGGTATCGGAACAGACTATTACTGCAGTTTTCAAGTTCTCAGGAACCGGCTTTCTGTCACTTTTGCCCCCTTTTTTTTCAAGCAGCCTGATATTGCGGATTTCCACCCCCTTATCAATCGGCTTCAGCATGTCGTACATGGTCAGTGCCACTACCGAGGCACCATGCATGGCTTCCACTTCCACCCCGGTTTTGTAGATGGTTTTAACAGTCAGTTCAATGACAATGGTAAGCCCTTCTACCCGATAATTCACTCCCGTAAACTCTACAGGTATCGGATGACAGTCAGGCAGCAGGTCCGGTGTTTTTTTTACCGCGAGAAAGCCTGCCGCTTTGGCCATTTCAAAAACGTCACCTTTCGGGACCCTTCTTTCCGAAATCGCGTCAATGGTTTCCTGTTTGCTCACCTGCACAATGGCTTGGGCAGTAGCTATCCGTAAAGTATTTGTTTTATGTGTAATATCAACCATAGTCGTCAAAACAGTACATCCCTTGTGGTAGGATTAGCTTCCTATCCACATGTTGGTGTATTACTGATTACTTATTTTCTTTCCAAACGTACCCGCTTTCACCCACCAGTTCTTTTCCGAAAATAGGGACCTTCGCTTTAATCTCTTCTACAATATATTCCGACGCTTCAAAAGCGGCACGGCGATGCGCAGAAGACACAAAAACAAAAAGGCTGATTTCACCTGTGGGTACCAAGCCGAGGCTGTGATAGATGTGCAGACAGCTAAGTTCAAACTTCGCGAAGGCCGCTTCCCTTATTTTATGGAAAGTTTCTTCTGCCATCTCTTCGTAAGCACTGTATTCAATACCACTTACGACGCCTTCTTCCTTTTGATCCGCCCGGATTTGCCCCAGGAAAATGGCGTGTGCGCCAATTCCTGTTTTGGACTGATGACTGGCAATGGAATCAGCCACAAACTGAGGGCTGACCGGGCCTTGCACAAAAACCTTTTTCTTTTTATGTTCTTTCATTTTAAGATCAAATAGAACGCGTTTTCACAAATCAACCACCCGCGAAAGGTGGCAAAAAAGCTATTTCCGAGGGCGAAGAAATGAGTATGTTATCATCCGAAATCTGATGATTCACCGCGATCTTGAATTTCTTCCCATGCAGTTCAGGATATTTACCCTCCATTTCCCGCCTGAGATCGGCTACCTTTCCTCCCTCCGGCCAGTCGATCTGCTCATTTGTTACACCTGTAATGTCTGCAATTGCCCCGAAATATAAGATTCGAATATTCATCCGTCTGTTAACTGTTATGAAATAATTTCCTCCTAAGGCAGCAAGTGAACTTCCACCAGATCGCCCTCCGCAACCCTTGCCTGATCAGCCGGAAGATAAATCAGCGCATTCGCCAAGGCAAAAGAGCGCAGTGCAAAGGACTCCTGACCAAACAAAGGCGTAACCTTTCCAGCTTCAACATGTGCTTTCAGGAATTCGTCCCTTTCTCCGTCAAAAGAGTAGGATTTGGTACTGGGCAGGAAATAAGCTGGTAAAAAAATATCTTTACGTCCGTACATCTTACGCAGTGCAGGTAGTACATATTCATAAAAACAAACCAGCGAGGATGCCGGGTTTCCGGGAAGTGCAAAAAACAATTTTTCGTCCTTCTGACCAAAGAACAAAGGCTTTCCCGGCTTCTGCTTCACTTTGTAAAAAACAGTGGCAACACCCGTTTCCATCATCGCCTTACCCACGAAATCATAATCTCCTACAGATATTCCTCCAGAGGCTATGATCAGGTCGGCACCTTCTGAAATTTCTCCCAGCCTATCCGCAATGGCCTGGTGCGAATCCTCCGTACTCACTACACTGACCCCGGCAATCCCCTCCTTTTCCAGTGCCGCTATCAACATTGCCGCATTGGATTCATATATCTGACCGTGTTTTAACGGCTGACCTGCGGTTACGAGCTCATCCCCGGTAATCAAAATAACAACTTTTGGCTTTTCATGTACCTCCACTTCAGTGATACCAAATCCCCCCAGAAATCCGATTGCTCCCGGCCCCAGCAGTGTACCCGCGGGTAAAGCAACCTCTCCCTTGTTAATCTGCTGGCCAACATTTCTCAAATTCCTGTTAGCCACCACCGGAAATTCATGAATGGTAACTTTGTCCCCATTTCTGGTTGCCCTTTCCTGCATGACCACCGCAGTGGCTCCTTCCGGAACAGGTGCACCGGTAAAAATCCGGAATGCCGTTCCCGGGGCCAACAGCTGAAACTGGGTTTCCCCGGCTTTTGACTCGCCTGAAACCGGCAAGGTCATAGCCGAACCGGTAATATCCAGGTGATTCAGCGCATAACCATCCATGGACGACTGCCGAAAAGAAGGCAACGGCACAGGTGCTATCACATCCCTAGCCAGCACATACCCCAAAGCACCTGACAAATGTCTTATCCGGCTGGGCAATGCCGAAGTTCCCGAGACAACTTTTTCCCTGGCAGAAGTTACTGTGATCATGCTATCATTTTACCTTTCCTGATCATGCAAGTTAGTACTATTACCGATAACCTTTAAATCTTAAAAGCTCAAAATGCCTTCATTTGAAACAGATTTTACAGAATAATACAGTTAAAAATAACCCAAATAACTTGTAACCAACTGATTATCAAACTAAAATACAATTCAAAATTTTCCTATTCTTAATATAATCACATTTTCAGTGCAATTATCGCATTTCGAAAAGTATTATAAGCTCCAACGATAATTGCTTCTGTCTGCTCCATTCGCCAATTATAACTTTGGATACGGGCAAACAGCCAAATTTTATTATCTGAGATTAGTACCAATCAACATTTACACAATTACCTCTTAATCAATATTTTACCCACATGTGAAATATTATTAATTCTAATAGCGTTATCTTTGTCCCGAAAGTGATTTCTAAAAAGTCACTAAAAATTATGTTTCACGAAATAACACATGCATGATTAGATTAGTCTTTATCGCCTTCGCCATTGCGTTGATGGGAGCTTATACCCTCCGCGAAAAGAAGGTAGAAAAGAAGGAATTGACATCAAAAAACACAATCAATTCAGATCTTCTTGAGATTGACTTCTGTGGCGAAGCCCTTCCGGTATCGGAGCTTCGAATTGCCAGGCGATATCAAAATATGATCAGGAATTACGATAATCCCACTTTTCGTAAGCTGATGACAAGGACTGAAAAAAGGATGAGAATTATTGAGCCCATCCTTAAAAAGTACGGGGTACCAGCCGATTTCAAATATATTCCCGTTATAGAGAGCGCAATGAGTGACGAAGTCAAGTCACACAGAGGTGCGGGGGGCTACTGGCAGTTTATGCCATCTACGGCCCGGTCTCTTGGCCTGGTAGTGAATGAAAAAACCGATGAACGAAAGCATCTTGTAAAATCAACGCACGCCGCAGCCAAATACCTGCGCCGATTACACCGCCAGCTAGGTTCCTGGACTTTGGTAGCGGCCGCTTACAATGCTGGTCCGCAGCATATCCAGAATAAAATGACGGCTCAGAATAAAGATGATTATTTTAAACTGAGGCTTAATCCGGAGACCAACAAGTACCTGTATAAACTCGTTGCCGTAAAGGAATGGTTTTCTAATCCGGAGCGTAGCCGTGAATGGGGCAGCGGTGTTATTGTTGAGCATTTAGCCAAAATTGATCTTGATCAGAAAAATGCTGTAAAAGCAGCAACGAAAGTTCTGAACAAGCCTGCAAGGGACTCTTAGCTCCGTACAAAGTTTATTTGATACCAGGAGTAAAGAAACGGAAACATATTGCTTTTCTTTGCTGTTCAATATCCATATCTGCGGATATGGATATTTTTTTAAAACATAACTTCAATTCGCTTTACAAAATGACAAAAGCAGAAATGATCACGGATAAAGGAACCATGCTTATCGAATTTTACGATGAAGATGCTCCCATTGCCGTTAAAAACTTTGTTGATCTTTCCAAAAAAGGGTTCTATGACGGTCTGATTTTCCACCGGGTGATTCCTGATTTTATGATCCAGGGTGGAGACCCAACCGGCACAGGCCGTGGAGGACCGGGATACAAAATCAAATGTGAATTAACCGGTAACAACCAGTACCACGACCGCGGCGTGCTTTCCATGGCACATGCCGGGCGTGACACGGGCGGCTCGCAGTTCTTTATTTGCCACAGCCGCAAAAATACCGCTCATCTTGACCGGAACCATACCTGTTTCGGAAAAGTAGTGGAAGGCGTAGAAACTGTTGATCTGATCAGACAAGGTGATAAAATCCAGAAAATCAACATTATTGAAGAAGAAATAGCCTAATATGTTACCCCATAAAAAAGGCTGCAAATCGATGATTTGCAGCCTTTTTTATGGGCATCCTTGTCTTACCAAAAGTAGTTATACAGAAACGTTATGATGGCGATAACAACAGCTGCGCCGATGATGAACGTTTTATGAGGGACAAACATGGAGGCATCTATCCCCAGGCCTTTCTTCTCATCCGGCATAATCAGCCCCAGGATAAACATCACAACCACGCAGATCAGGAAAACCCAGCCCATCCGGTCAAGGAAAGGTACCTGCGACCAGTCGGCAAACGGCAGAAAATTATTGTGCATACCCAGGGCGATCAGAAAACCTCCCACAATAGCGAACAATGCTCCGGCCGAGTTGGTCCTTTTCCAGAAAAAACCCATGATGAATGATGCAAAAATGCCCGGTGAAAGTAGCCCGGTCATTTCCTGAATGAACTGGAAACCTCCTTTTTTATCAATTCCCATATAGGGAGAAACCAAGATGGCAAGGATCATAGAAACCACTACCACAATCCGCCCTATGCGTACCAATGTTTTTTCATCCGAATTTTTACCGATATAATTTTTAAAGATATCCAGTGTAAAAATCGTTGATATGCTATTGGCCTTTCCTGCCAGTGATGCCACAACGGCGGCTGTCAAGGCAGCAAATGAAAGCCCCTTCAGGCCGGAAGGAAGCAGGTTCAGTAATACCGGATAAGCCTTATCCGCATTTATCAAACCATCTTCACCCAGCATGTCGGTCTGAAACATACCTTTACTATACAGGGCATAA
Encoded here:
- a CDS encoding molybdopterin molybdotransferase MoeA, with product MITVTSAREKVVSGTSALPSRIRHLSGALGYVLARDVIAPVPLPSFRQSSMDGYALNHLDITGSAMTLPVSGESKAGETQFQLLAPGTAFRIFTGAPVPEGATAVVMQERATRNGDKVTIHEFPVVANRNLRNVGQQINKGEVALPAGTLLGPGAIGFLGGFGITEVEVHEKPKVVILITGDELVTAGQPLKHGQIYESNAAMLIAALEKEGIAGVSVVSTEDSHQAIADRLGEISEGADLIIASGGISVGDYDFVGKAMMETGVATVFYKVKQKPGKPLFFGQKDEKLFFALPGNPASSLVCFYEYVLPALRKMYGRKDIFLPAYFLPSTKSYSFDGERDEFLKAHVEAGKVTPLFGQESFALRSFALANALIYLPADQARVAEGDLVEVHLLP
- a CDS encoding MoaD/ThiS family protein, translating into MNIRILYFGAIADITGVTNEQIDWPEGGKVADLRREMEGKYPELHGKKFKIAVNHQISDDNILISSPSEIAFLPPFAGG
- a CDS encoding lytic transglycosylase domain-containing protein: MIRLVFIAFAIALMGAYTLREKKVEKKELTSKNTINSDLLEIDFCGEALPVSELRIARRYQNMIRNYDNPTFRKLMTRTEKRMRIIEPILKKYGVPADFKYIPVIESAMSDEVKSHRGAGGYWQFMPSTARSLGLVVNEKTDERKHLVKSTHAAAKYLRRLHRQLGSWTLVAAAYNAGPQHIQNKMTAQNKDDYFKLRLNPETNKYLYKLVAVKEWFSNPERSREWGSGVIVEHLAKIDLDQKNAVKAATKVLNKPARDS
- a CDS encoding alpha/beta hydrolase, coding for MKIIKYVVFSGIMLISQTSLMAQTEFPLWPEGKVPNAIQNTITEKSATGADGILRISGVTVPTLTSYIVPKNKATGAAVMICPGGGYGILAASHEGSDLARWFNARGISAFVLKYRLPNASAMEHQHEVPLMDAMQAMKLIRKDAAKWNISPDKIGVMGFSAGGHLAATLSTHFNMGAKASEEAKPNFSILLYPVISFMPPLAHNGSRDNLLGSEKSDELIKYYSNELQVSEQTPPAFLVHSINDSGVPVENSIAYAMALKKLKIPVEVHLYPKGGHGYGLRTDGKGSLAGWPAAMEGWLKDMGYMR
- a CDS encoding molybdenum cofactor biosynthesis protein MoaE, translated to MKEHKKKKVFVQGPVSPQFVADSIASHQSKTGIGAHAIFLGQIRADQKEEGVVSGIEYSAYEEMAEETFHKIREAAFAKFELSCLHIYHSLGLVPTGEISLFVFVSSAHRRAAFEASEYIVEEIKAKVPIFGKELVGESGYVWKENK
- a CDS encoding glycosyltransferase family 87 protein; this translates as MPSINRFLVNRRLLFFIFVVIALLASLQSYYGGLKTFVPGGKLYTSFNNYIIFKQSFFHLIHGQDLYVLYLDEQFDLFKYSPAFALFFGGLSYLPDLAGLTLWNLLNALVLFFSVYYLPKGDLRTKGIILLTVLIELLTSIQNEQSNGLIAGLLIFAFGFLERGKYWQAAFCIVASVYIKLFGIVALALFLLYPNKLKLTYTTAVWILLFTFAPLVVVDMEQFLFLYKSWLSLLQNDRSISDGLSVIGWLKAWFGWDVNKTMVNIAGVVLFCLPLVRIRYYSQYTFRILLLASVLIWVVIFNHRAESPTFIIAMCGVALWYFSLSSSRENLVLLLLAFVFTALSATDVFPRFMRDEWLKPYVIKAVPCILIWGKIIYDMWVGNLAPRESVPSQV
- a CDS encoding peptidylprolyl isomerase, whose translation is MTKAEMITDKGTMLIEFYDEDAPIAVKNFVDLSKKGFYDGLIFHRVIPDFMIQGGDPTGTGRGGPGYKIKCELTGNNQYHDRGVLSMAHAGRDTGGSQFFICHSRKNTAHLDRNHTCFGKVVEGVETVDLIRQGDKIQKINIIEEEIA
- the moaCB gene encoding bifunctional molybdenum cofactor biosynthesis protein MoaC/MoaB produces the protein MVDITHKTNTLRIATAQAIVQVSKQETIDAISERRVPKGDVFEMAKAAGFLAVKKTPDLLPDCHPIPVEFTGVNYRVEGLTIVIELTVKTIYKTGVEVEAMHGASVVALTMYDMLKPIDKGVEIRNIRLLEKKGGKSDRKPVPENLKTAVIVCSDTLSKGIGEDKSGKRIIEKLDKMGIAVKDYSIIPDDKQAIQEKIKSLCSLSYQMILVTGGTGLSPRDVTPEAVTELIDRQIPGIAETARYYGQERMPTSMLSRSVGGLIGDTLVVTMPGSTGGVTEYMDALFPHILHVFSVMEGNKHAPDTLIH
- the moaA gene encoding GTP 3',8-cyclase MoaA, with amino-acid sequence MSSPITDTFGRTHTYLRISLTDKCNLRCSYCMPQEDMQFMPSQWLMQADEIAFLAKTFVNMGVSKIRLTGGEPLVRKDVGKIIEDLGELPTSLTLTTNAVFVDQFIDQLKKAGVESLNVSLDTLQEERFKTITRRDHFSRTLSHIRLLLQEGFTVKINMVVMKGVNDDEINDFVKLTLDESRLHVRFIEFMPFNGNKWDMSKIVSYADLIHNISTLYRFDRLPGEAQDTAHRFQVQGGKGSFGIIGTVTHPFCSGCNRIRLTADGKLKNCLFDTSEVDLLTPLRRGDDVAPMIYNHFQRKHFAHGGHGDFTDKNAKTEYESNRKMIAIGG